In one window of Pseudomonas sp. IAC-BECa141 DNA:
- a CDS encoding restriction endonuclease subunit S, with the protein MANQTTRMVPRIRFKAYSEPWVEEKIGDVLAEKRRPIELEDNQRYELITVKRRNEGVVSRGHLLGREILVKNYAQLIAGDFVISKRQVVHGATGIIPAELGGAIVSNEYLTAVDSRKLLTEFLAIIARLPAMRRKFFLSSYGVDIEKLLFDAEDWKRRKVTIPGVTEQTKICAHSRRLDQLIRLYQCKHKKLIALKESMLQKMFPKPGATIPEIRFKGFSENWTDKKLGDVCGPFEYGLNAPAKDYDGRNKYIRITDIDENLRNLSQANLTTPDADLVSASKYLLSEGDILFARTGASVGKTYRYQESDGRVFFAGFLIRAKAFNKECVDFIFYTTLTSQYGKFVAINSQRSGQPGINAGEYSEFSFRAPTVPEQKKIGSYFRTLDELIFQHATQIQRFQQVKFAFLEEMFV; encoded by the coding sequence ATGGCGAACCAGACCACAAGAATGGTGCCGCGAATTCGCTTCAAGGCATACAGCGAACCGTGGGTGGAAGAGAAGATTGGCGATGTCCTCGCCGAAAAGCGTCGTCCTATCGAGCTAGAGGACAATCAGCGCTACGAGCTCATCACGGTCAAACGACGTAATGAAGGAGTCGTCTCTCGCGGCCACCTGCTAGGACGCGAAATCCTGGTGAAGAATTATGCGCAGCTCATTGCGGGTGACTTTGTCATTTCCAAGCGCCAAGTGGTCCATGGGGCCACCGGCATCATCCCGGCTGAGTTGGGTGGCGCAATCGTTTCGAACGAGTACTTGACGGCCGTTGACAGCCGCAAGCTCTTGACGGAATTCCTCGCTATCATCGCGAGACTTCCCGCGATGCGCAGGAAGTTCTTTCTGAGCTCCTATGGTGTGGACATCGAAAAACTGCTCTTCGATGCCGAAGACTGGAAGAGGCGAAAGGTCACGATTCCTGGCGTCACTGAACAAACTAAAATTTGCGCCCATTCCCGAAGACTGGATCAGTTGATCCGGTTATATCAGTGCAAGCATAAAAAGTTGATAGCACTGAAGGAGTCAATGCTTCAAAAAATGTTCCCGAAACCCGGCGCTACCATCCCTGAAATCCGCTTTAAGGGATTCTCGGAAAATTGGACAGATAAGAAGCTGGGTGATGTATGCGGCCCATTCGAATATGGACTAAACGCTCCTGCAAAAGACTATGACGGGCGGAACAAATATATCCGGATCACGGATATTGATGAAAATTTACGCAACCTCTCTCAAGCAAATCTCACCACGCCAGATGCGGATCTTGTTAGTGCCTCAAAATATTTGTTAAGCGAGGGTGATATCTTATTTGCTCGAACTGGCGCCTCAGTTGGCAAGACATACCGTTACCAAGAAAGTGACGGACGTGTTTTTTTTGCGGGGTTCCTTATCCGAGCAAAGGCATTTAATAAGGAGTGTGTTGACTTTATTTTTTACACGACTCTGACTAGTCAGTACGGAAAATTTGTAGCGATCAACTCCCAGCGATCTGGTCAACCAGGAATTAATGCAGGCGAGTATTCGGAGTTCAGCTTTCGTGCTCCCACAGTTCCTGAACAAAAAAAAATCGGCTCCTACTTCCGCACGCTGGACGAACTGATTTTCCAGCACGCCACCCAAATCCAAAGGTTCCAGCAAGTTAAATTCGCCTTTCTGGAAGAGATGTTTGTCTGA
- a CDS encoding type I restriction-modification system subunit M, with protein sequence MNKQQLAAKIWESANQMRSKIEANEYKDYILGFIFYKYLSDKLLAFASAEGFTDEDFSAVTEEDTETVDHFKSSLGYFIAHQHLFSTWLEQASDFDVADVREALSAFGRLIHPNHKRLFEGIFKTLETGLSKLGDTAAKQTKAISELLQLIKDIPMDGKQGYDVLGFIYEYLIGMFAANAGKKAGEFYTPHEVSVLMSEVIAHHLKDRETIQIYDSTSGSGSLLLNIGQAIAKHMGDKDSIKYYAQELKENTYNLTRMNLVMRGILPGNIVTRNADTLEDDWPYFDEQDPVNSYNPLYLDAVVSNPPYSQKWDPQHKDTDPRYARFGVAPKSKADYAFLLHDLYHLKPNGIMAIVLPHGVLFRGGEEGVIRKQLIENDHLETIIGLPSKIFFGTGIATVILVLRQKREGSDVLFVDASKGFAKEGKNNKLRACDIKKITDVVIARATVPGFSSLVPKTELQGEANDYNLNIPRYVDSSEPHESWDLYASMFGGIPLNELEALADYWKAFPNLRATLFTLDGTPYAQPKADDLAAVVQQHPDVTEFNEAFTRAFEGFKPWLQSELIGKMLTLQVPRQEATICDELFARLAKVGTVSLIDKYQAYQVLDDHWQTIAVDLEILQTEGFGATRVVDPNYVFKKKDGKDVEVQEGWKGRILPFDLVQLAHHKKELDALRKKESELADVVAKLVELLDSFNEEDKSKDTFNEAGDKFVGAAVAKEAKEFSAEAEESGSFDAESYEGKIIQVAKVLAKEKSLKSAIKKDISALHLKTKATVEALSDAQVYPLLESKWLSPLVDELHRLPGLVTSSLIARLQALVEKYRITYADNARDIMQSEKALVSMLGELDGGEFDLKGIEELKTLLAGN encoded by the coding sequence GTGAATAAGCAACAGCTCGCAGCCAAAATCTGGGAATCTGCCAACCAGATGCGATCCAAGATCGAGGCTAACGAATACAAGGACTACATCCTTGGCTTCATCTTCTACAAGTACCTCTCCGACAAGCTGTTGGCCTTCGCCTCCGCCGAGGGATTCACGGACGAAGACTTCAGTGCGGTGACTGAAGAGGACACGGAAACCGTTGACCACTTCAAGTCCAGCCTGGGCTACTTCATCGCCCATCAGCACCTGTTTTCCACGTGGCTCGAACAAGCCAGCGACTTCGATGTTGCTGATGTTCGCGAAGCCCTGTCGGCCTTTGGCCGCCTGATCCACCCGAACCACAAGCGCCTGTTCGAGGGCATCTTCAAGACGCTGGAGACCGGACTGAGCAAGCTGGGCGACACCGCAGCAAAACAGACCAAGGCGATCAGCGAGCTTCTCCAACTGATCAAAGACATACCCATGGATGGCAAGCAGGGCTACGACGTGCTCGGCTTCATCTATGAATACCTGATTGGTATGTTTGCAGCCAATGCGGGCAAAAAAGCAGGCGAGTTTTACACGCCGCACGAGGTGTCTGTGCTGATGTCCGAGGTCATCGCGCACCACCTGAAAGACCGCGAGACCATCCAGATCTACGACTCCACCAGTGGCTCCGGCTCGCTACTGCTCAATATCGGCCAAGCAATCGCCAAGCACATGGGCGACAAAGACAGCATCAAGTACTACGCCCAAGAGCTGAAGGAGAACACCTACAACCTCACGCGCATGAACTTAGTCATGCGCGGCATCCTCCCGGGCAACATCGTCACGCGCAACGCCGACACGCTGGAAGACGACTGGCCGTACTTCGACGAGCAGGACCCGGTCAACAGCTACAATCCGCTGTACCTGGATGCAGTGGTGTCGAACCCGCCCTACTCACAAAAGTGGGACCCGCAGCACAAGGATACTGACCCGCGCTATGCCCGCTTCGGTGTAGCCCCGAAGTCCAAGGCCGACTACGCTTTCCTGTTGCACGACCTGTACCACCTGAAGCCCAACGGGATCATGGCCATCGTCCTGCCGCACGGCGTGCTGTTCCGGGGCGGTGAAGAAGGCGTCATCCGCAAGCAACTGATCGAGAACGACCATCTCGAAACCATCATCGGCCTGCCGTCCAAGATCTTCTTCGGCACTGGTATCGCGACCGTCATCCTTGTGCTCCGGCAAAAGCGCGAAGGTAGCGATGTGCTGTTCGTGGATGCCTCCAAGGGCTTTGCCAAAGAGGGCAAGAACAACAAGCTCCGCGCTTGCGACATCAAGAAAATTACTGATGTGGTGATAGCCCGAGCCACCGTGCCTGGCTTCAGCAGTCTAGTGCCGAAGACCGAGTTGCAGGGGGAGGCAAACGACTACAACCTCAATATTCCGCGATATGTGGACTCGTCCGAGCCGCACGAGAGCTGGGACCTGTACGCCTCAATGTTCGGCGGTATCCCGCTGAACGAACTGGAAGCGCTGGCCGACTACTGGAAGGCCTTCCCCAACCTGCGCGCGACCTTGTTCACCTTGGATGGCACACCGTACGCCCAGCCGAAGGCGGATGACCTGGCTGCAGTTGTGCAGCAGCACCCTGATGTGACGGAGTTCAACGAGGCCTTTACCCGTGCATTCGAAGGCTTCAAGCCTTGGCTGCAAAGCGAACTGATCGGCAAGATGCTTACTCTGCAGGTCCCTCGCCAAGAAGCGACTATCTGCGACGAACTGTTTGCCCGCTTGGCCAAGGTCGGCACTGTGTCGCTCATCGACAAGTACCAGGCCTATCAAGTCCTCGACGACCACTGGCAGACCATTGCTGTGGATCTTGAAATCCTGCAGACCGAGGGCTTTGGTGCCACGCGCGTGGTTGACCCGAACTATGTTTTCAAGAAGAAGGACGGGAAGGACGTGGAAGTGCAGGAGGGCTGGAAGGGCCGAATCTTGCCCTTTGACCTGGTGCAGTTGGCACACCACAAGAAGGAGCTGGATGCACTTCGCAAGAAGGAGTCTGAACTGGCCGACGTTGTCGCTAAGCTGGTCGAACTGCTCGATAGCTTCAATGAAGAAGACAAATCCAAAGATACGTTCAACGAAGCTGGCGACAAGTTCGTCGGAGCAGCCGTGGCGAAAGAGGCGAAAGAGTTTTCTGCCGAGGCCGAAGAATCTGGAAGTTTCGACGCCGAGTCCTATGAAGGTAAGATCATCCAAGTGGCCAAAGTGCTGGCCAAAGAGAAGTCACTGAAATCGGCCATCAAGAAGGACATTTCAGCGCTGCACCTCAAAACCAAAGCCACAGTCGAGGCTTTGAGCGACGCACAGGTTTACCCCCTGCTCGAAAGCAAGTGGCTCTCGCCGCTGGTGGACGAGTTGCACCGTTTGCCTGGCCTGGTGACATCCAGTCTCATCGCCAGACTACAAGCCTTGGTAGAGAAGTACCGGATTACCTATGCCGATAACGCCCGCGACATTATGCAATCAGAAAAGGCCCTCGTGAGCATGCTGGGAGAACTGGATGGCGGCGAGTTCGACCTCAAGGGCATTGAGGAGCTGAAGACCTTGTTGGCGGGGAACTGA
- a CDS encoding restriction endonuclease, with protein MAAMWMIRGDGGRLYDDFRDRNMAAIGWAQLAPEAKPGVSRKALIQAYKDLQPGIKDGSAVSGASQVFRFVNEISIGDTVVTYSPANRTYLVGRFTGECQLRPDLADDGMSLTRSVEWYPQEVDRDKLTGASRNSLGSTLTVFNVAEDAQKELLALATGKNVSATPKDLIEDPEALEDPLKGVQEIAFERIKDQINSLDWAEMQELVAGILRAMGYKTLVSPAGADRGKDIIASPDGFGFEPPRIVVEVKHRNARMGSSEIRSFLGGRHKDDRGLYVSTGGFTKEALYEGERAHVHLTMWTLDELARTLMAHYPATDPETKRLVPLSYFYMPA; from the coding sequence ATGGCAGCGATGTGGATGATCCGAGGTGACGGCGGCCGTCTCTATGACGATTTCAGAGATCGCAATATGGCGGCGATTGGTTGGGCTCAACTAGCCCCAGAGGCCAAGCCAGGTGTTTCTCGGAAGGCATTGATTCAGGCCTATAAAGACCTCCAGCCAGGGATTAAGGACGGGAGTGCCGTATCTGGTGCTTCGCAGGTATTTCGTTTCGTTAACGAAATCAGCATTGGCGATACGGTCGTTACGTATTCTCCCGCGAACCGAACGTATCTGGTTGGTCGCTTCACTGGTGAATGCCAGCTTCGCCCAGATCTGGCGGATGATGGGATGTCTTTAACTCGGTCTGTTGAGTGGTACCCGCAGGAGGTTGATCGCGACAAGCTCACTGGCGCGAGCAGAAACAGTCTGGGATCAACACTAACCGTATTTAATGTTGCAGAGGATGCTCAGAAGGAATTGCTGGCCCTCGCTACTGGTAAAAACGTCTCCGCTACGCCGAAAGATCTTATTGAAGATCCTGAGGCTCTGGAAGACCCGTTGAAAGGTGTTCAAGAGATTGCCTTTGAGAGGATCAAGGACCAAATCAACAGTCTGGATTGGGCTGAAATGCAGGAGCTTGTAGCTGGAATCTTGCGAGCAATGGGTTACAAGACGCTCGTTTCACCGGCTGGTGCTGATAGGGGGAAAGACATCATCGCTTCTCCTGATGGTTTTGGATTTGAACCGCCACGCATTGTTGTGGAGGTTAAACATCGAAATGCCCGGATGGGGAGTAGTGAGATTCGTAGCTTCTTGGGCGGTAGGCACAAGGATGATCGTGGGCTGTATGTCAGCACTGGCGGGTTCACCAAGGAGGCGCTCTATGAGGGAGAGAGGGCCCATGTCCATCTGACAATGTGGACGCTGGATGAACTGGCTCGCACTTTGATGGCCCATTACCCGGCTACTGATCCAGAGACCAAGCGATTGGTGCCGTTGAGCTATTTTTACATGCCAGCGTGA
- a CDS encoding FAD-binding and (Fe-S)-binding domain-containing protein, producing the protein MTLPATFLRDAQQLIPAERRFDDPLSTLAFGTDASFYRLIPQLVIRVESEDEVVALLKLAQRDQVPVTFRAAGTSLSGQAISDSVLIVLGDNWNAREIRGQGTQIRLQPGVIGAQANAWLAPFGRKIGPDPASINACKIGGIVANNASGMCCGTAQNTYHTLAGIRLVLADGTRLDTEDAASVEAFRVSHGDLLERLASLGRETRANAELAARIRHKYRLKNTTGLSLNALVDFDEPVDILSHLLVGSEGTLGFISAVTYDTVIDHPNKASALIVFPDVETCCNAVTVLKSQPVSAVELLDRRSLRSVQDKPGMPDFVQQLSNNACALLIESRAASSTLLQEQLAQIMASLGDFPVEKQVDFTEDPVENARLWAIRKDTFPAVGAVRKTGTTVIIEDVTFPVEQLAIGVNRLIELFDKHHYDEAILFGHALEGNLHFVFTQGFNSAEEVARYQAFMDDVAQLVAVEFGGSLKAEHGTGRNMAPFVELEWGSDAYQLMWQLKRLLDPNGILNPDVVLSEDPQIHLKHLKPLPAADEIVDKCIECGFCEPVCPSKGLTLSPRQRIVIWRDIQARKRAGIDTTELEKAYEYQGIDTCAATGLCAQRCPVGINTGELVKKLRGHHATHTKTANLIEGNFATTLQGARFTLHVANGARMLLGAPRLAKLSATLTRLSKGQVPLWTNAMPQPEKAIRFSPAVSDERPRVVYLAACVSRVMGPAAGDKEQMSLYDKTRGLLEKAGYQVVFPDNLDNLCCGQPFASKGYAEQAEHKRQELIGALLEASRGGLDPIYCDTSPCTLRLVQDVGNVRLDLYDPVRFIRTHLMDRLDFTPQEAPIAVHVTCSTQHLGESQALIELARKCSKTVVIPEGIHCCGFAGDKGFTTPELNSHSLRTLKDAVQQCSEGISTSRTCEIGLTQHGGIDYHGLVYLVDRVTRAKAPATAV; encoded by the coding sequence ATGACCTTACCGGCGACTTTCCTGCGCGATGCGCAGCAACTGATTCCAGCCGAACGGCGTTTCGACGATCCGCTGTCGACCCTGGCCTTCGGCACCGACGCCAGCTTCTACCGGTTGATTCCACAACTGGTGATCCGCGTCGAATCCGAAGATGAAGTGGTAGCGCTGCTGAAACTGGCCCAGCGCGATCAGGTCCCGGTGACCTTCCGCGCCGCCGGCACCAGCCTGTCCGGCCAGGCGATCAGTGATTCGGTGTTGATCGTGCTTGGGGATAACTGGAACGCCCGGGAAATCCGAGGACAAGGCACGCAAATCCGCCTGCAACCGGGCGTCATCGGTGCCCAGGCCAACGCATGGCTCGCGCCATTCGGGCGCAAGATCGGTCCGGATCCGGCGTCGATCAACGCCTGCAAGATTGGCGGCATCGTCGCCAACAACGCCAGCGGCATGTGCTGCGGCACTGCGCAAAATACCTACCACACGCTGGCCGGGATTCGCCTGGTGCTGGCCGACGGCACCCGACTCGACACCGAAGATGCCGCCAGCGTCGAGGCTTTTCGAGTCAGCCACGGTGACTTGCTGGAACGTCTGGCGAGCTTGGGCCGCGAGACCCGCGCCAATGCCGAACTGGCCGCGCGAATCCGCCACAAATACCGTCTGAAAAATACCACCGGCCTGTCGCTCAACGCCCTGGTGGATTTCGATGAGCCTGTGGATATCTTGAGCCACTTGCTGGTCGGCTCCGAAGGCACCCTCGGCTTCATCAGCGCGGTGACCTACGACACGGTGATCGACCACCCGAACAAGGCTTCGGCGCTGATCGTTTTCCCCGACGTGGAAACCTGCTGCAACGCGGTCACCGTGCTGAAAAGCCAACCGGTGTCCGCCGTGGAACTGCTTGATCGCCGCAGCCTGCGCTCGGTGCAGGACAAACCCGGGATGCCGGATTTCGTACAGCAGCTGTCGAACAATGCCTGCGCACTGCTGATCGAATCCCGCGCCGCCTCTTCCACTTTGCTACAGGAACAACTGGCGCAAATCATGGCGTCGCTCGGCGATTTCCCGGTGGAAAAGCAGGTCGACTTCACCGAAGACCCGGTCGAAAACGCCCGCCTCTGGGCGATCCGCAAGGACACCTTCCCCGCCGTCGGCGCCGTGCGCAAGACCGGCACTACGGTGATCATCGAAGACGTCACCTTCCCGGTGGAACAACTGGCGATCGGCGTGAACCGTCTGATCGAGCTGTTCGACAAACATCACTACGACGAAGCGATCCTTTTCGGACACGCGCTGGAAGGCAATCTGCACTTCGTCTTCACCCAAGGCTTCAACAGCGCGGAAGAAGTCGCACGCTATCAGGCGTTCATGGACGACGTGGCGCAATTGGTGGCCGTGGAGTTCGGCGGCTCGCTGAAAGCGGAACACGGCACCGGACGCAACATGGCGCCCTTCGTTGAACTGGAATGGGGCAGCGACGCCTATCAGTTGATGTGGCAGCTCAAACGCCTGCTCGACCCCAACGGCATTCTCAATCCGGACGTGGTGCTCAGCGAAGACCCGCAGATCCACCTCAAGCACCTGAAACCGCTGCCGGCGGCCGACGAGATTGTGGATAAATGCATCGAGTGCGGTTTCTGCGAGCCGGTCTGCCCCTCGAAAGGCCTGACCCTGAGCCCGCGCCAGCGCATCGTGATTTGGCGCGATATTCAAGCGCGAAAGCGCGCCGGGATCGACACCACCGAACTGGAAAAAGCCTACGAGTACCAAGGCATCGATACCTGCGCCGCGACCGGTTTGTGTGCGCAACGCTGTCCTGTAGGCATCAATACCGGTGAGCTGGTGAAAAAGCTTCGCGGCCATCACGCAACCCATACGAAAACCGCCAACCTGATCGAAGGAAATTTCGCCACCACCCTGCAAGGTGCGCGCTTCACCCTGCATGTGGCCAACGGTGCGCGAATGTTGTTGGGTGCACCACGCCTGGCGAAGCTTTCAGCAACCCTGACGCGGCTGTCCAAAGGTCAGGTGCCGCTGTGGACCAACGCGATGCCACAGCCGGAAAAAGCCATCCGCTTCAGCCCTGCCGTGTCGGACGAGCGTCCGCGCGTCGTGTATCTGGCAGCCTGCGTCTCGCGGGTAATGGGGCCGGCGGCGGGCGACAAAGAGCAGATGTCGCTGTACGACAAAACCCGTGGTCTGCTGGAGAAGGCCGGTTATCAGGTGGTGTTCCCGGACAATCTGGACAACCTCTGCTGCGGTCAGCCTTTCGCGTCCAAGGGCTATGCCGAGCAGGCCGAACACAAGCGTCAGGAGCTGATCGGTGCATTGCTTGAGGCCAGTCGCGGCGGGCTTGATCCGATCTACTGCGACACCAGCCCCTGCACGTTGCGGCTGGTGCAGGATGTGGGAAATGTTCGCCTGGATCTGTACGACCCCGTGCGATTCATCCGTACGCATCTGATGGACCGGCTCGACTTCACGCCGCAGGAAGCACCGATTGCCGTTCACGTGACCTGCAGCACTCAGCACCTTGGGGAAAGCCAGGCGCTGATCGAACTGGCGCGCAAATGCAGCAAGACGGTCGTGATCCCGGAAGGCATTCACTGCTGTGGTTTCGCCGGCGACAAGGGTTTCACCACACCGGAACTCAACAGCCATTCGCTGCGAACGCTCAAGGATGCGGTGCAACAGTGCAGCGAGGGGATTTCCACCAGCCGCACCTGTGAGATCGGCCTGACGCAACACGGCGGAATCGACTACCACGGCCTGGTGTACCTGGTGGATCGGGTGACCCGGGCCAAAGCCCCCGCAACCGCCGTGTGA
- a CDS encoding LutC/YkgG family protein, which yields MSAKQNILGKLRNSLAGTTPIADNFDVDLVTRPYTYSAEQRIPQLRKLMEAVHTEIHLTSAEAWPALLAQLVRDRQLPSLLIAPTTPHGQRISQHWANNPDLPTLKSYDRPMEEWKAELFNDTPASLTGTLGAIAATGSLILWPTREEPRLMSLVPPVHYALLKASQIRDNFYQVQQEFEWAQGMPTNALLVSGPSKTADIEQVLAYGAHGPKDLVVLILEDQ from the coding sequence ATGAGCGCCAAGCAAAACATCCTCGGCAAGTTAAGGAACAGTCTGGCCGGTACCACACCGATTGCCGACAACTTCGATGTCGATCTGGTAACCCGGCCTTACACCTACAGCGCCGAACAACGGATCCCGCAACTGCGCAAACTGATGGAAGCGGTGCACACCGAAATCCACCTGACGTCTGCTGAAGCGTGGCCGGCGCTGCTGGCGCAATTAGTGCGCGACCGCCAGTTGCCGAGTCTGCTGATCGCACCGACTACGCCTCACGGGCAGCGCATCTCACAGCACTGGGCGAACAATCCTGATCTGCCGACGCTGAAGTCCTACGACCGGCCGATGGAAGAGTGGAAAGCCGAGTTGTTCAACGACACCCCGGCCAGCCTGACCGGCACCCTCGGCGCCATTGCCGCCACCGGCAGCCTGATTCTCTGGCCAACCCGCGAAGAACCACGGCTGATGAGCCTGGTGCCGCCGGTGCATTACGCCCTGCTCAAGGCCAGCCAGATCCGCGACAACTTCTATCAGGTGCAGCAGGAATTCGAGTGGGCCCAAGGCATGCCGACCAATGCGCTGCTGGTGTCCGGCCCGTCAAAAACCGCCGACATCGAACAAGTCCTGGCTTACGGCGCCCACGGCCCGAAAGACCTGGTGGTGTTGATCCTGGAGGACCAATGA
- a CDS encoding LutB/LldF family L-lactate oxidation iron-sulfur protein has translation MSTSTIIPTVAVEEDFRTRAHNALDDSQLRNNFRTAMDSLMTKRAAAFSDAHEREHLRELGNAIRARALSKLPDLLEQLEQNLTRNGVTVHWAETVDEANGIVLSIIRAHEARQVIKGKSMVSEEMEMNHFLEARDIECLESDMGEYIVQLDHEKPSHIIMPAIHKNAGQVASLFHDKLGVEYTKDVDQLIQIGRRVLRQKFFEADIGVSGVNFAVAETGTLLLVENEGNGRMTTTVPPVHIAVTGIEKVVENLRDVVPLLSLLTRSALGIPITTYVNMISGPRKEHELDGPQEVHLVLLDNGRSQAFADSELRQTLNCIRCGACMNHCPVYTRVGGHTYGEVYPGPIGKIITPHMVGLAKVPDHPSASSLCGACGEVCPVKIPIPALLRRLREENVKAPDSPHQVMRGQGSKYSRKERFIWNAWAKLNSSPTLYRLFAFFATRLRALAPNNVGPWTQNHSAPKPAPRSLHDMAREHLAKQGDR, from the coding sequence ATGAGCACTTCCACGATTATTCCTACGGTTGCCGTAGAAGAAGATTTCCGCACCCGGGCACATAACGCCCTGGACGATTCGCAGTTGCGGAACAACTTCCGCACCGCGATGGATTCACTGATGACCAAGCGGGCAGCGGCTTTCAGCGATGCCCACGAAAGAGAACACCTGCGTGAACTGGGCAATGCGATCCGTGCCCGCGCGCTCTCCAAGTTGCCCGACCTGCTCGAGCAACTGGAACAGAACCTGACCCGCAACGGTGTGACAGTGCACTGGGCGGAAACGGTGGACGAGGCCAATGGCATCGTCCTTTCGATCATCCGCGCTCACGAGGCGCGGCAAGTGATCAAGGGCAAATCGATGGTCAGCGAAGAGATGGAGATGAACCATTTCCTCGAGGCTCGGGACATTGAATGTCTGGAGTCCGACATGGGGGAGTACATCGTCCAGCTCGACCACGAGAAGCCTTCACACATAATCATGCCGGCAATCCACAAGAATGCCGGTCAGGTCGCGTCCTTGTTCCACGACAAACTTGGCGTGGAATACACCAAGGACGTTGACCAACTCATACAGATCGGTCGCAGGGTTCTGCGGCAGAAATTCTTCGAAGCGGACATCGGCGTCTCCGGCGTCAACTTCGCCGTGGCCGAAACCGGCACTCTGCTGCTGGTGGAAAACGAAGGCAACGGCCGCATGACCACCACCGTGCCGCCGGTGCACATCGCCGTCACCGGCATCGAAAAAGTCGTGGAAAACCTGCGCGACGTGGTGCCGCTGCTGTCATTGCTGACCCGCTCGGCGCTGGGCATTCCGATCACCACCTACGTCAACATGATCTCCGGCCCGCGCAAGGAACATGAACTCGACGGCCCGCAGGAAGTGCATCTGGTACTGCTCGACAACGGTCGCAGCCAAGCCTTCGCCGACAGCGAACTGCGCCAGACGTTGAACTGCATCCGCTGCGGCGCCTGCATGAATCATTGCCCGGTCTACACCCGCGTTGGCGGCCACACCTACGGCGAGGTCTACCCCGGCCCGATCGGCAAAATCATCACCCCGCACATGGTCGGTCTGGCGAAAGTCCCGGATCACCCAAGCGCGTCTTCGCTGTGCGGCGCCTGCGGTGAAGTATGTCCGGTAAAAATTCCTATCCCCGCACTGCTGCGCCGCCTGCGCGAAGAGAACGTCAAAGCCCCCGACAGTCCTCATCAAGTGATGCGCGGCCAGGGCAGCAAGTATTCGCGCAAGGAACGCTTCATCTGGAACGCCTGGGCGAAGCTCAATAGCTCGCCGACTTTGTATCGACTGTTTGCATTTTTCGCTACACGCCTGCGCGCGCTGGCGCCGAACAACGTCGGGCCGTGGACGCAGAATCACAGCGCTCCGAAACCCGCTCCCCGCTCACTGCATGACATGGCTCGCGAACACCTGGCCAAACAAGGAGACCGTTGA
- a CDS encoding (Fe-S)-binding protein gives MSELFYNAVPNATRVAPPLPEPRQYPSEKPSRVYLFGTCVVDLFYPEAGMDAIHLLEREGIRVDYPQGQSCCGQPAYTSGYTEQARTVARSQLALFAGDFPVVVPSGSCAGMIREHYADLFKDEPQTLKQVQALAARTYELAEFLLFVCKVQLKDSGEPVKVALHTSCSARREMNTHLHGRELLAQLSNVERVNHDHESECCGFGGTFSVRMPDISGAMVADKTRALKESGAHQVLSADCGCLMNINGSLEKQKEALRGQHLASFLWQRSGGAR, from the coding sequence ATGAGCGAGCTTTTTTATAACGCTGTGCCTAACGCCACTCGCGTCGCACCGCCACTGCCCGAACCCCGGCAATACCCCAGCGAGAAACCGTCGCGGGTCTACCTGTTCGGCACCTGCGTGGTCGACCTGTTCTACCCGGAAGCCGGGATGGACGCGATCCACTTGCTGGAACGCGAAGGCATCCGGGTCGACTACCCGCAAGGGCAGAGCTGCTGCGGACAACCGGCCTACACCTCGGGTTACACCGAGCAGGCACGCACGGTGGCGCGCTCGCAACTGGCGCTGTTTGCCGGGGATTTTCCGGTGGTGGTGCCATCGGGTTCGTGCGCCGGGATGATCCGCGAGCATTACGCCGACTTGTTCAAGGACGAGCCGCAAACGCTGAAACAGGTTCAGGCCCTCGCGGCCCGCACCTATGAATTGGCCGAGTTCCTGCTGTTCGTCTGCAAGGTGCAGCTCAAGGACAGCGGCGAGCCGGTCAAAGTGGCGCTGCACACCTCGTGTTCGGCGCGGCGGGAAATGAACACCCACCTGCACGGCCGCGAGTTGTTGGCGCAGTTGAGCAACGTGGAACGGGTCAACCACGACCATGAAAGCGAATGCTGTGGCTTCGGTGGGACATTCAGCGTCCGTATGCCAGACATTTCCGGCGCGATGGTGGCTGACAAGACCCGGGCGTTGAAGGAATCCGGCGCACATCAGGTACTCAGTGCCGACTGCGGCTGTCTGATGAACATCAACGGCTCGCTGGAAAAACAGAAGGAAGCGCTGCGCGGGCAACACCTGGCGAGCTTCCTCTGGCAACGAAGCGGAGGTGCGCGATGA